One part of the Lepeophtheirus salmonis chromosome 14, UVic_Lsal_1.4, whole genome shotgun sequence genome encodes these proteins:
- the LOC139907202 gene encoding uncharacterized protein: MSSIKNGSVNGKAINNSNGPPRRSLRFERRLSLQSSGAGGVGYLHRLSKDTDHTSKDRSVGRRKSSGFRKGSSRWNRRRTLSRRLSRLPSEDLNEFELIAYYQAGSSLFENERICFRFISARMQGLILSLLCAFASFLSTLCSSILIMRNYLLVGMSSLVQFNCSRRLWSKDGELPSFFEEVVISKNGPYVNCSATDILAWYSNKYPKNLTLFTLPSTHEKIIFINPYLLWTIVVVSLAFLWSSWLLLDGVWNYRRRKLVPWLLIIGVGILFLIMSAVWILISSKGYNKLYTLIPSGLAILLLYWWCVINILLEEIHNNKKMDAKADAEAEAAEAGVRMKTEINSRKEIPYEMSTNKNLITAVVN; this comes from the coding sequence ATGTCGTCAATAAAAAATGGTTCAGTGAACGGAAAAGCCATCAACAACTCCAATGGCCCGCCACGCCGATCCCTACGTTTTGAACGTCGACTTTCTCTTCAATCCAGCGGAGCTGGAGGAGTTGGATACCTTCATAGGCTCTCGAAAGATACAGACCATACTTCCAAAGATCGTAGCGTGGGTCGTCGAAAATCAAGTGGGTTTCGAAAAGGATCAAGTCGATGGAATCGGCGACGAACCCTTTCACGACGTTTATCCCGTCTTCCCTCTGAGGATCTCAATGAATTTGAACTTATAGCATACTACCAGGCAGGATCGTCTTTGTTTGAAAATGAGAGAATTTGTTTTCGATTCATATCTGCCCGAATGCAAGGACTCATTCTATCACTACTCTGTGCATTTGCAAGCTTTCTGTCCACTTTATGTTCTTCAATTCTTATAATGAGAAATTACTTGCTCGTAGGAATGAGTTCCTTAGTCCAATTTAATTGTTCTCGAAGACTTTGGTCTAAAGATGGAGAGTTACCCAGCTTTTTTGAAGAAGTTGTCATTTCAAAAAACGGTCCTTATGTTAACTGTTCTGCCACGGACATCCTGGCATGGTACTCTAACAAATATCCCAAGAATCTAACTCTATTTACTTTACCATCCACccatgaaaaaattatctttatcaaTCCATATCTCCTTTGGACCATTGTCGTCGTTAGTTTAGCATTTCTATGGAGCTCATGGCTTTTACTCGATGGCGTTTGGAATTATAGAAGAAGAAAACTTGTACCTTGGTTACTCATCATTGGGGtggggattttatttttaattatgtctGCTGTATGGATACTCATTAGTAGTAAAGGCTACAATAAACTCTACACTCTGATACCCTCAGGACTCGCAATTCTACTTTTATACTGGTGGTGTGTTATTAATATTCTATTGGAagaaatacataacaataagaaaatggaTGCAAAGGCGGATGCCGAAGCAGAAGCTGCCGAAGCTGGCGTACGAATGAAAACGGAAATAAACAGTAGAAAAGAAATTCCATATGAAATGAGTACAAACAAAAATCTTATAACTGCTGTTGTTAACTGA